One genomic window of Oncorhynchus clarkii lewisi isolate Uvic-CL-2024 chromosome 5, UVic_Ocla_1.0, whole genome shotgun sequence includes the following:
- the LOC139409063 gene encoding U6 snRNA-associated Sm-like protein LSm4, whose protein sequence is MLPLSLLKTAQNHPMLVELKNGETYNGHLVSCDNWMNINLREVICTSRDGDKFWRMPECYIRGSTIKYLRIPDEIIDMVKEEVVSKGRGRGGMQQNKQQGKGRGGGAGAGRGVFGGRGRGMPGVGRGQQEKKPGGGKPQGVKNQH, encoded by the exons ATG CTACCTCTATCTCTGCTGAAGACTGCACAGAACCACCCTATG CTGGTGGAGTTGAAGAATGGAGAGACGTACAACGGGCACTTGGTCAGTTGTGACAACTGGATGAATATCAACTTACGAGAAGTCATCTGCACCTCGAGG GATGGAGATAAGTTTTGGAGGATGCCCGAGTGTTACATCAGAGGAAGCACCATAAAGTACCTGCGTATCCCTGATGAAATCATTGACATGGTAAAGGAGGAGGTGGTGTCCAAGGGCCGCGGGCGAGGAGGCATGCAGCAGAACAAACAGCAGGGCAAGGGCCgagggggaggagcaggagcaggtAGAG GTGTATTTGGAGGCCGTGGCCGCGGTATGCCAGGAGTGGGCAGAGGCCAGCAGGAGAAGAAGCCTGGTGGTGGCAAACCTCAGGGAGTCAAGAACCAGCACTGA